Proteins from a single region of Engystomops pustulosus chromosome 5, aEngPut4.maternal, whole genome shotgun sequence:
- the LOC140134102 gene encoding rhodopsin, GQ-coupled-like produces MLTELNHTNCSSCCSSGNRIFTVIFMVALILAILLGNSVILAVFLATKHLRTPQGYLKTSLAVADLALGILVVPFSVYGEIKMLSINASMEEGGYEVLFVGSWHPCYLIGPVFAGCTLVSISTIFLLTIERSIAILKPLHKEVVITRRRTLLLILVSWTASFFLAMIPIISSHGGIVLEYNRCSRMCNYAPAPSSPAHVWQILLLFPAFDFSLLGGTLIINALSLSTIHQYTRRRKLLSGTDQEPLRVSFSDIKAAKTIGTLTIAFTASFTPIAVFVVGNVLGYQWCTFSFFAFWMLASNSCCNVIIYSVCDQRFREGARQIFMSFRCFCTRSSLH; encoded by the coding sequence ATGCTCACAGAACTCAATCACACCAATTGTAGTAGCTGCTGCTCTTCTGGGAACAGGATCTTCACAGTCATCTTCATGGTTGCCCTAATACTGGCCATACTGCTGGGGAACTCTGTGATCCTAGCAGTCTTCCTGGCCACCAAGCACCTCCGGACTCCTCAGGGTTACTTGAAGACCTCCTTGGCAGTGGCTGACCTTGCTTTGGGTATCTTAGTGGTTCCTTTCTCAGTGTATGGAGAAATTAAAATGCTTTCCATCAATGCTTCCATGGAAGAGGGGGGCTATGAGGTGCTGTTTGTGGGGTCCTGGCATCCATGCTATCTCATCGGTCCAGTCTTTGCTGGTTGCACTTTGGTGTCCATCAGCACCATCTTTCTGCTGACCATTGAAAGGAGCATTGCCATCCTGAAGCCTCTGCACAAGGAGGTGGTGATCACCAGGAGGAGGACATTGCTGCTGATCTTGGTCTCCTGGACTGCCAGCTTCTTCCTTGCCATGATACCCATCATCTCCAGCCATGGTGGCATAGTCTTGGAGTATAATCGTTGCAGCAGAATGTGCAACTATGCCCCTGCCCCATCTTCTCCAGCACATGTGTGGCAGATACTCTTGTTGTTCCCTGCCTTTGACTTCAGTCTTTTAGGGGGCACTCTGATCATCAATGCCCTCTCTCTGTCCACCATCCATCAATACACTCGCAGGAGAAAACTCTTGTCTGGGACAGACCAGGAGCCCCTTAGAGTCTCCTTCTCTGATATTAAAGCTGCTAAAACCATAGGGACTCTGACTATAGCCTTCACAGCTTCCTTCACCCCTATAGCAGTCTTTGTGGTGGGCAATGTTTTGGGCTATCAGTGGTGCACCTTCTCTTTTTTTGCCTTTTGGATGCTTGCAAGCAACAGCTGTTGCAATGTGATCATCTACAGTGTGTGTGACCAACGATTCCGGGAGGGGGCGCGCCAGATCTTCATGTCCTTCAGATGCTTCTGCACCaggagctctctgcattga